A window of Tautonia plasticadhaerens contains these coding sequences:
- a CDS encoding amidohydrolase family protein, whose amino-acid sequence MQAPGTSRPTVLPERRQYPHRDIAPVIRTLTDAYGPDRLIYGGGYRAEATGESYRAYRGRLLSYLGHLTAEEQAKVLGGNAARLFGFPETLG is encoded by the coding sequence ATGCAAGCGCCGGGCACGTCCCGCCCGACGGTGCTTCCGGAGCGGCGACAGTACCCGCACCGGGACATCGCCCCGGTCATCCGGACGCTGACCGACGCCTACGGGCCGGATCGGCTGATCTACGGCGGCGGCTACAGGGCCGAGGCCACCGGCGAGTCGTATCGGGCATACCGGGGGCGGCTGCTGTCGTACCTGGGACACCTGACCGCCGAGGAGCAGGCGAAGGTGCTGGGCGGGAATGCGGCGAGGCTGTTCGGGTTCCCGGAGACCCTGGGCTGA
- a CDS encoding DUF1559 family PulG-like putative transporter, whose product MSRYVIGTLLTLFVLLFLISAGFFLPFDFAVALVLGWVFYLGRVLPQVTVDWVGVTTGVLCLALLVVGSHAFLGWLYGQVRAEGDEGEATGGRWKPRWTASMAVIVVLMFVAGISATGVVHQVGWLLTSGRPVVQFGSPSAMWRAQSTNNLKQIALGLANYESAHGTYPPGGTFDAIGRPHHGWMSRMLPFVQRQDLHDRIDFDLPWDHPLHREVFRADVSEYQNPALHEHRKDEEGYALGHYAGNAHMLGGDVPRTNAIVTDGLANKIMAGEVGDGFEPWGSPTNWRDTALGINRSPKGFGSLFPGGANFVLGDGSVRFIKETVDPAVLRSLGTPAGGESVPPDRY is encoded by the coding sequence ATGAGCCGGTACGTCATCGGGACCCTCCTGACGCTCTTCGTGCTGCTCTTCCTCATCTCCGCCGGGTTCTTCCTGCCGTTCGACTTCGCCGTCGCTCTCGTCCTCGGCTGGGTATTCTACCTGGGACGAGTCCTCCCACAGGTGACGGTCGACTGGGTCGGGGTCACCACCGGGGTGTTGTGCCTGGCCCTGCTCGTGGTCGGCTCTCACGCCTTCCTCGGATGGCTGTACGGGCAGGTCCGGGCGGAGGGCGACGAGGGCGAAGCGACGGGCGGACGCTGGAAGCCCCGCTGGACCGCCTCGATGGCGGTCATCGTCGTGCTGATGTTCGTCGCCGGCATCTCGGCGACCGGGGTCGTCCACCAGGTCGGCTGGCTGCTGACATCGGGGCGGCCCGTCGTCCAGTTCGGCAGCCCGAGCGCCATGTGGCGGGCGCAGTCGACCAACAACCTCAAGCAGATCGCCCTCGGCCTGGCCAACTACGAGTCCGCCCACGGCACCTACCCGCCCGGCGGGACGTTCGATGCGATCGGTCGCCCGCACCACGGCTGGATGTCGAGGATGCTGCCGTTCGTCCAGCGCCAGGACCTCCACGACCGGATCGACTTCGACCTGCCCTGGGACCACCCACTACACCGGGAAGTCTTCCGGGCCGACGTATCGGAGTATCAGAACCCCGCCCTCCACGAGCACCGCAAGGATGAGGAGGGCTATGCCCTCGGCCACTACGCCGGCAACGCCCACATGCTCGGCGGGGACGTGCCCCGGACCAACGCCATCGTGACCGACGGGCTGGCGAACAAGATCATGGCGGGCGAGGTGGGGGACGGCTTCGAGCCGTGGGGCAGCCCAACCAACTGGCGGGACACGGCGCTCGGGATCAACCGGTCGCCAAAGGGGTTCGGTAGCCTCTTTCCGGGCGGTGCGAACTTCGTGCTCGGGGATGGCTCGGTGCGGTTCATCAAGGAGACGGTGGACCCGGCGGTCCTCCGGTCCCTGGGCACGCCAGCCGGTGGCGAGTCGGTCCCGCCCGACCGGTATTGA
- a CDS encoding ARPP-1 family domain-containing protein yields MTTLPEVRIGEPIRQQALSVFPLYSEPGSTVEYLLADEAIGSGSVAVEEVDEGGSVPDLLVRNTSESRVLFLEGEELWGAKQNRVLNTSVLIAAHGTTKIPVSCVEQGRWRYLSRQFSHSGSHSSSKLRAMLKASVARSVKAERGHRSDQGGVWREVSRQSASLGTSSETGAMADTYEHYRERLEEFRQGLKYVEGATGLAVAVGQQIVSIDLFDRPETCRKVWDRLLSGMVMDALEAEQPEKCAEVADVEALLGRLRGSSWEPSPAVGEGREYRSEVDERTHGSTLVCDGSVLHGSVVVAS; encoded by the coding sequence ATGACCACGCTGCCCGAGGTCCGCATCGGCGAACCGATCCGCCAGCAAGCTTTGTCCGTCTTCCCGCTCTACTCCGAACCGGGCTCGACCGTGGAATACCTTCTTGCCGACGAGGCGATCGGCTCCGGCTCGGTCGCCGTCGAGGAGGTCGACGAGGGCGGCTCCGTGCCCGACCTCCTGGTCCGGAACACGAGCGAGTCACGGGTGCTTTTCCTGGAAGGCGAGGAACTGTGGGGGGCGAAGCAAAACCGGGTCCTGAACACCTCGGTCCTGATTGCCGCCCACGGAACGACCAAGATACCCGTCAGTTGCGTCGAGCAGGGTCGCTGGCGATACCTCTCCCGCCAATTCTCCCATTCTGGAAGCCACTCGTCGTCCAAGCTTCGGGCGATGCTGAAGGCATCCGTTGCCCGATCGGTCAAGGCGGAACGTGGTCACAGGTCCGACCAGGGCGGAGTCTGGCGGGAGGTCAGCCGGCAGAGCGCCTCCCTGGGCACGTCTTCCGAGACGGGGGCGATGGCCGACACTTACGAGCACTACCGGGAGCGGCTGGAGGAGTTCCGGCAGGGGCTCAAGTATGTCGAGGGTGCGACTGGTCTGGCCGTCGCAGTGGGTCAACAGATCGTCTCCATCGACCTCTTCGACCGCCCGGAAACCTGCCGCAAGGTCTGGGACCGTCTGCTGAGCGGCATGGTGATGGACGCCCTGGAGGCGGAGCAGCCGGAGAAGTGCGCCGAGGTCGCCGACGTGGAGGCGCTGCTGGGACGGCTTCGTGGCTCGTCCTGGGAGCCGTCCCCGGCCGTGGGCGAGGGCCGGGAGTATCGTTCCGAGGTCGACGAGCGGACGCACGGCTCGACGCTGGTCTGCGACGGCTCGGTGTTGCACGGCAGCGTCGTCGTGGCGTCCTGA
- a CDS encoding IS630 family transposase — protein sequence MARPLAELVLSDDERQTLTTWASRPESTLRRATRARIVPACAEGLENEAVAARPRVCSATVGTRRRRFVERRLEGLADEPRPGAPRTIADADVERVVTGTLETKPESATHWSTRGMAEAAGMSQTAVGRIWRSFGLKPHLRETSKLSTDPFFVAKVRDVVGLYMSPPERAIALCVDEKSQVQALGRTQPLLPMTPGQAGRPTHDYVRNGTTSLFAAPNVATGEVIGRCHRRHRAKGFLRFLDEVHARVPREPGVEVHLVLDHYATHETPAVERWFLRPPEYHPHFTPTRSSWLNPVGRFFAEITETRIRRGVFRSVAALEAAIRGYLEHHNADPKPFVWAADADLIPNRIKRVCKRTSDSGH from the coding sequence ATGGCGCGACCGCTGGCCGAGCTGGTCCTGAGCGACGACGAGCGGCAGACGTTGACGACCTGGGCGAGCCGCCCCGAGAGCACCCTGCGGCGCGCCACCCGCGCCCGCATCGTCCCGGCCTGCGCCGAGGGGCTGGAGAACGAGGCGGTCGCCGCCAGGCCCCGCGTCTGCTCGGCCACCGTTGGCACCCGGCGGCGGCGGTTCGTCGAGCGACGCCTGGAGGGGCTGGCCGACGAGCCCCGCCCCGGCGCGCCGCGCACGATCGCCGACGCCGACGTCGAGCGGGTCGTCACCGGGACGCTGGAGACCAAGCCCGAGTCGGCCACGCACTGGAGTACCCGCGGCATGGCCGAGGCCGCCGGCATGTCCCAGACGGCCGTCGGGCGGATCTGGCGCTCGTTCGGGCTGAAGCCGCACCTCCGCGAGACCTCCAAGCTCTCGACCGACCCGTTCTTCGTCGCGAAGGTCCGCGACGTCGTCGGGCTGTACATGAGCCCGCCGGAGCGGGCGATCGCCCTGTGCGTCGACGAGAAGAGCCAGGTCCAGGCCCTGGGCCGGACCCAGCCGCTGCTGCCGATGACGCCGGGGCAGGCCGGGCGGCCTACCCACGACTACGTCCGCAACGGGACCACATCGCTGTTCGCGGCCCCGAACGTGGCTACCGGCGAGGTGATCGGTCGGTGCCACCGGAGGCACCGCGCGAAGGGGTTCCTGCGGTTCCTGGACGAGGTCCACGCCCGCGTCCCGCGCGAGCCGGGCGTGGAGGTCCACCTGGTGCTGGACCACTACGCGACCCACGAGACGCCGGCGGTGGAGCGATGGTTCCTGCGGCCCCCTGAGTACCACCCGCACTTCACTCCGACCCGCAGCTCTTGGCTGAACCCGGTCGGGCGGTTCTTCGCGGAGATCACCGAGACGCGGATCCGACGCGGCGTGTTCCGCAGCGTGGCGGCGTTGGAGGCGGCGATCCGAGGGTACCTGGAGCACCACAACGCGGACCCCAAGCCGTTCGTGTGGGCCGCAGACGCCGACCTGATCCCCAACCGCATCAAGCGGGTTTGTAAACGGACTTCCGACTCGGGACACTAG
- a CDS encoding class I SAM-dependent methyltransferase, producing the protein MATVTGIRGSAFLIAAFRVGEGKSAEPLYYDDVARMYLGRDVLIRAEEVARPSPFVEEMVRLRTRHFDDALASVVSQGYRQILVLDSAWTPARSVSGGRASGPLRYTTRRPSVPSRKSVYKPA; encoded by the coding sequence ATGGCGACGGTGACCGGCATCCGGGGCTCGGCGTTCCTGATCGCCGCCTTCCGGGTCGGCGAGGGCAAGTCCGCTGAGCCGCTCTATTACGACGACGTGGCCCGCATGTACCTCGGCCGGGACGTGCTGATCCGGGCCGAGGAGGTCGCCCGCCCCTCCCCGTTCGTCGAGGAGATGGTCCGGCTGCGGACGAGACACTTCGACGACGCCCTGGCGAGCGTCGTCTCGCAGGGGTACCGACAGATCCTGGTCCTCGACTCGGCCTGGACGCCCGCCCGATCCGTCTCAGGCGGGCGGGCGTCTGGTCCTTTGAGGTATACGACCCGGCGACCTAGTGTCCCGAGTCGGAAGTCCGTTTACAAACCCGCTTGA
- a CDS encoding DinB family protein — protein sequence MDDGSDRMSMLGDEFIAEARRQLDASAGTIRHCLAQLDDGQVWWRPREGMNSVGNLLLHLAGNLGQRFGSVIGGEPDDRDRLGEFTERGPIPKEDLIRRFEEAVGRADGVLAGLSADRLGETRRYGLLAGAVERPVLTIVLQTLTHLGGHTQEIVQLTRQQLGERYAYMQPAGVPPRPDPKS from the coding sequence ATGGACGATGGGTCGGATCGGATGTCCATGCTCGGGGACGAGTTCATCGCCGAGGCACGCCGGCAACTCGACGCCAGCGCCGGGACCATCCGGCACTGCCTGGCCCAACTCGACGACGGCCAGGTCTGGTGGCGTCCTCGGGAGGGGATGAACAGCGTCGGCAACCTGCTGCTCCACCTGGCCGGCAACCTGGGGCAGCGGTTCGGCTCGGTCATCGGCGGCGAGCCCGACGACCGGGACCGACTCGGCGAGTTCACCGAGCGGGGGCCGATCCCGAAGGAGGACCTGATCCGGCGGTTCGAGGAGGCCGTCGGGCGTGCCGATGGGGTGCTGGCGGGGCTCTCCGCCGATCGGCTGGGCGAGACCCGACGCTACGGGCTGCTGGCCGGGGCGGTCGAGCGGCCGGTCCTGACGATCGTGCTCCAGACGCTGACGCACCTCGGAGGGCACACGCAGGAGATTGTGCAACTGACCCGCCAGCAGTTGGGCGAGCGGTACGCCTACATGCAGCCTGCGGGCGTCCCCCCTCGGCCGGACCCGAAGTCTTGA
- a CDS encoding tetratricopeptide repeat protein — protein sequence MSGDHDDLDAEVRRLLGEGDDLLEEDRSEGALARYHAAWERLPEPRTDHPVALDILAADGNSHFFRSDYAAARDALMTAMTFGGAVDNPYLRLRLGQCLFEAGDEREAANWLAGAYLLEGSKLFVDEDPKYLEFIRSQLQPPPGGWPEGW from the coding sequence ATGTCCGGAGACCATGACGACCTGGATGCCGAAGTTCGACGCCTCCTCGGCGAGGGCGACGACCTTCTCGAAGAGGACCGTTCCGAGGGGGCGCTGGCCCGCTACCACGCTGCCTGGGAGCGACTGCCCGAGCCCAGGACGGACCATCCGGTCGCCCTGGACATCCTGGCTGCGGACGGTAACTCCCATTTCTTCCGGAGCGACTACGCCGCCGCCCGAGACGCCCTGATGACGGCGATGACCTTCGGCGGGGCGGTCGACAACCCATACCTGCGGCTGCGCCTCGGCCAGTGCCTCTTCGAGGCGGGCGACGAGCGGGAGGCCGCCAACTGGCTCGCTGGGGCGTACCTGCTCGAAGGGTCGAAGCTCTTCGTCGACGAGGACCCGAAGTACCTGGAGTTCATCCGGTCGCAGTTACAGCCGCCTCCGGGAGGCTGGCCCGAGGGCTGGTAG
- a CDS encoding class I SAM-dependent methyltransferase, whose translation MDLLPDDKLERSAVVANCRMNRERDLLGTNGYGRELGLDPLDFLRERLGAGRPAAWLDLCCGTGRALIQAARQVHGEGLDVEIVGVDLVGMFDEPDPRLTCLSLIEASLTTWRPERSFDLVTSVHGLHYVGNKLGLIARACSWLVEDGLLVANLDLTNLKLGDGRPGGRKIVAEMRRAGLQYDRKRRLVACRGMRMVDLPFRYLGADDRAGPNYTGQSAVDSWYEAG comes from the coding sequence GTGGACCTCCTCCCCGACGACAAATTGGAGCGCTCGGCGGTCGTCGCCAACTGCCGGATGAACCGGGAGCGGGACCTGCTCGGCACCAACGGCTACGGCCGGGAACTCGGTCTCGACCCGCTCGACTTCCTGCGGGAGCGGCTCGGGGCTGGACGCCCTGCCGCCTGGCTGGACCTCTGCTGCGGGACCGGCAGGGCGCTAATCCAGGCGGCCCGGCAGGTCCACGGCGAGGGGCTGGATGTCGAGATCGTCGGCGTGGACCTGGTCGGGATGTTCGACGAGCCCGATCCGAGATTGACCTGCCTCAGCCTGATCGAGGCGTCCCTGACTACCTGGCGTCCCGAGCGGTCCTTCGACCTGGTCACCAGCGTCCACGGGCTGCATTACGTCGGCAACAAGCTGGGGCTGATCGCCCGTGCCTGCTCCTGGCTGGTCGAGGACGGGCTGCTCGTCGCCAATCTGGACCTCACCAACCTGAAGCTCGGCGATGGCAGACCCGGCGGTCGGAAGATCGTCGCCGAGATGCGTCGGGCGGGACTGCAGTACGACCGCAAGCGTCGGCTGGTCGCTTGCCGGGGCATGCGGATGGTGGATTTGCCGTTCCGATACCTGGGAGCGGACGATCGAGCGGGACCGAATTACACCGGGCAGTCTGCCGTGGACTCGTGGTACGAGGCGGGCTGA
- a CDS encoding IS701 family transposase has protein sequence MTDATLLWSIWQALLARFAWAFNRPGHRRFVEWVTGLALNVEEHTVTQSVLALDRPADWRAMERFAEYGAWDAGAVTRSLTRLVEQAPGRTWHGYHAPAVDDTKVHRSGKHVWGTCTFHEYTARCPNRAATVRAHNWVVLGALLDEPGRPAWFLPVSGRLYFRKSQLPARSGFVGPKVGFRTKCELAVELIREQARITGGRHLAVFDGGYALKSVIRPLVTPEGDSPRIEFLTRLRHDARLHAPPPTGRREGQRGPMPKWGKKLEPPRRGGRWSGPWHEGHALVYGRRRRVRWKEVVGRWRVAGHGVPIKAVVACVEGYKKRFALVTSAVELTGLQMVELFAARFRQEDGFRDLKQRLGWEQCRAWTRKPIERTSQAQWVTMSLLRLAQFRLEAAGEVGWWFRPPWNRKKDRPSVLDVERLLRRHGPEIRRLLSEWLGEGREDGSRRSCGGVGGVGG, from the coding sequence ATGACCGACGCTACGCTGCTCTGGTCGATCTGGCAAGCACTGCTCGCCCGCTTCGCCTGGGCCTTCAACCGGCCCGGACACCGCCGCTTCGTCGAGTGGGTCACCGGCCTGGCCCTCAACGTCGAGGAGCATACCGTCACGCAGTCGGTCCTGGCCCTCGACCGGCCGGCCGACTGGCGGGCGATGGAACGCTTCGCCGAGTACGGGGCCTGGGATGCCGGGGCCGTCACCCGCAGCCTGACCCGGCTCGTCGAGCAGGCCCCCGGCCGCACCTGGCACGGCTATCACGCCCCGGCGGTCGATGACACCAAGGTCCACCGCTCGGGCAAGCACGTCTGGGGAACCTGCACGTTCCACGAGTACACCGCCCGCTGCCCCAACCGGGCCGCCACCGTCCGGGCCCATAACTGGGTCGTGCTCGGGGCCTTGCTCGATGAGCCCGGTCGGCCCGCCTGGTTCCTGCCGGTCTCGGGACGGCTCTACTTCCGCAAGTCGCAACTGCCGGCCCGGTCGGGGTTCGTCGGGCCGAAGGTGGGCTTCCGCACGAAGTGCGAACTGGCCGTGGAACTGATCCGGGAGCAGGCCCGGATCACCGGCGGGCGGCACCTGGCCGTCTTCGACGGCGGCTACGCCCTGAAGAGCGTGATCCGGCCGCTGGTCACGCCCGAGGGCGACTCGCCCCGCATCGAGTTCCTGACCCGGCTGCGGCACGACGCCCGGCTGCACGCCCCGCCGCCGACCGGACGCCGCGAGGGGCAGCGGGGGCCGATGCCGAAGTGGGGCAAGAAGCTGGAGCCGCCCCGCCGGGGCGGCCGGTGGTCCGGGCCGTGGCACGAGGGGCACGCCCTGGTCTACGGCCGGCGGCGGCGGGTCCGCTGGAAGGAGGTCGTCGGCCGGTGGCGGGTGGCCGGCCATGGGGTGCCCATCAAGGCGGTCGTCGCCTGCGTCGAGGGGTACAAGAAGCGGTTCGCCCTGGTCACCTCGGCCGTGGAGTTGACCGGGCTTCAGATGGTCGAGTTGTTCGCCGCCCGCTTCCGGCAGGAGGACGGATTTCGAGACCTAAAGCAGCGGTTGGGATGGGAGCAGTGCCGGGCCTGGACGAGGAAGCCGATCGAGCGGACGAGCCAGGCCCAGTGGGTGACGATGAGCCTGCTGCGGCTGGCCCAGTTCCGGCTGGAGGCGGCCGGCGAGGTGGGCTGGTGGTTCCGGCCGCCGTGGAACCGCAAGAAGGACCGGCCGAGCGTGCTCGATGTCGAACGACTGCTGCGACGGCACGGCCCGGAAATCCGGCGGCTCCTGTCGGAATGGCTGGGAGAAGGGCGGGAGGACGGTTCGAGGCGGTCGTGCGGCGGGGTCGGCGGGGTCGGCGGGTAG